From the genome of Parazoarcus communis, one region includes:
- the uraD gene encoding 2-oxo-4-hydroxy-4-carboxy-5-ureidoimidazoline decarboxylase: MTPSADAALSTLSELSQPDFVARLGDIFEHSPWVAERSWHARPFPSIDALHAAMVTAMTEASEAEQLALIRAHPELAGKEAASGTLTAASTGEQRGAGLDQCSAEELQRLRSLNAAYQERFGFPFVIAVKGRSRYQIMDAIEARLQNDAQKEFATCLGEIAQIARFRLYALLA, encoded by the coding sequence ATGACACCCTCTGCCGACGCCGCCCTGAGCACTCTCTCCGAACTTTCTCAGCCGGATTTCGTTGCCCGCCTCGGCGACATCTTCGAGCATTCGCCCTGGGTTGCCGAGCGCAGCTGGCATGCCCGCCCCTTTCCCAGCATCGACGCGCTGCATGCCGCAATGGTCACAGCGATGACCGAAGCCAGCGAGGCCGAACAGCTCGCACTGATTCGCGCCCACCCCGAACTTGCCGGCAAGGAAGCGGCCTCCGGCACCCTCACGGCGGCCTCCACCGGCGAGCAGCGCGGTGCCGGTCTCGACCAGTGCAGCGCCGAGGAACTCCAGCGTCTGCGCTCGCTTAATGCAGCCTATCAAGAGCGCTTCGGCTTTCCCTTCGTGATCGCAGTGAAGGGCCGCTCCCGCTACCAGATCATGGATGCCATCGAAGCACGGCTGCAGAACGACGCGCAGAAGGAATTCGCCACCTGCCTCGGCG
- a CDS encoding urate hydroxylase PuuD → MEAYLLDWANLLMRWLHLIAGVAWIGASFYFVMLDTSLQPPKKPQDAKRGVFGELWGVHGGGFYCSQKFLTGPKDEPLTEDLHWSKWEAYTTWLSGMGMLAIVYWIGASSYLIDNQVMALEPAAAILISIAFLGGGWAVYDLMCRTLMGRDTLLAALVFVLVMVCNWVLHELFSARGAYIHVGAMLGTMMAANVFFHIIPGQKRMVAQIRAGQPVDPRPGMVGKQRSVHNTYFTLPVLFIMISNHYPMTYANKYGWLVLAVIMIAGVLIRQFFVLRHRGQVKWWLPAAGAALIGLLIVLMAPKPVNADGDKVSFAAIEQIAEKRCVTCHAAQPTWDGFAQAPKGVMLETPEQISQHAVKIAETVASGYMPLGNLTQLTDDERALIATWFAQGARLVD, encoded by the coding sequence ATGGAAGCTTACCTTCTCGACTGGGCCAACCTGCTGATGCGCTGGCTCCACCTCATCGCAGGCGTGGCATGGATTGGCGCGTCCTTTTACTTCGTCATGCTGGACACCTCGCTGCAGCCGCCCAAGAAGCCGCAGGATGCAAAGCGCGGCGTATTCGGCGAGTTGTGGGGCGTGCATGGGGGCGGTTTTTACTGCAGCCAGAAGTTCCTTACCGGCCCCAAGGACGAGCCCCTGACCGAAGACCTGCACTGGTCGAAATGGGAGGCCTACACCACCTGGCTGTCGGGCATGGGCATGCTCGCCATCGTGTACTGGATCGGTGCCTCGAGCTACCTCATCGACAACCAGGTGATGGCGCTCGAACCGGCCGCCGCCATCCTGATCTCGATCGCCTTTCTTGGCGGCGGCTGGGCGGTATACGACCTGATGTGCCGCACGCTGATGGGGCGCGACACGCTGCTGGCCGCGCTGGTATTCGTGCTGGTGATGGTGTGCAACTGGGTGCTGCATGAGCTGTTCTCGGCCCGTGGCGCATACATCCACGTTGGCGCGATGCTCGGCACCATGATGGCGGCCAACGTGTTCTTCCACATCATTCCGGGCCAGAAGCGGATGGTGGCGCAGATCCGCGCCGGCCAACCGGTCGATCCGCGCCCGGGCATGGTGGGCAAGCAGCGTTCGGTGCACAACACCTATTTCACCCTGCCGGTGCTGTTCATCATGATCAGCAACCATTACCCGATGACCTATGCCAACAAGTACGGGTGGCTGGTGCTCGCGGTGATAATGATCGCCGGCGTGCTGATCCGCCAGTTCTTCGTGCTGCGTCACCGCGGCCAGGTGAAGTGGTGGCTGCCCGCTGCCGGCGCGGCGCTCATCGGACTGCTGATCGTGCTGATGGCGCCCAAGCCGGTCAATGCCGATGGCGACAAGGTCAGCTTTGCCGCGATCGAGCAGATCGCCGAAAAGCGCTGCGTCACCTGTCACGCCGCACAGCCCACCTGGGACGGCTTTGCGCAGGCTCCCAAGGGCGTGATGCTGGAAACGCCCGAGCAAATCAGTCAGCATGCAGTAAAAATCGCTGAAACCGTTGCAAGCGGCTACATGCCGCTGGGCAACCTTACTCAGCTCACTGACGACGAGCGCGCCCTGATCGCCACCTGGTTCGCCCAAGGCGCCCGACTGGTCGACTGA
- the uraH gene encoding hydroxyisourate hydrolase, which yields MGRLTTHVLDTANGRPGKGIAVAVFRLDGERREVARAVTNDDGRCDQPLLEGAALEAGRYEIVFGAGDYFRRFDTTLPEPPFVDEVVLRFGVADPTAHYHVPLLVSPWSYSTYRGS from the coding sequence ATGGGACGACTCACCACACACGTGCTCGACACGGCAAATGGCAGGCCCGGCAAGGGCATTGCGGTCGCGGTTTTCCGCCTCGACGGCGAGCGCCGCGAAGTGGCTCGCGCCGTCACCAATGACGACGGTCGCTGCGATCAGCCGCTGCTGGAAGGCGCGGCATTGGAAGCCGGTCGCTACGAGATCGTGTTCGGCGCCGGCGACTACTTCCGCCGCTTCGACACCACACTGCCTGAACCCCCTTTCGTGGATGAGGTGGTACTGCGCTTCGGTGTCGCCGACCCCACCGCGCACTACCACGTCCCGCTCCTGGTCTCGCCGTGGAGCTACTCGACCTACCGCGGCAGCTGA
- a CDS encoding HD-GYP domain-containing protein, whose protein sequence is MDDSILRPVTLAPGLVGKPAPCDLFDVRGTLLLREGVEISPSMSVGPSERRLYCRASQAPRVSDAEPLKVLRDIGTALAMLDELIISGQQVTGGEFLSLASETYATWMIDPDACIGFARMEQYDRPSVCHAILAALFAAELAAAHGFTRHESIDLIGAALTMNLGSLRLHDRMFAHVGQPDPEARADIDSHPALAAHLLERIGGIPETWRTAVLQHHETFDGSGYPLGLIRTEVSLQGRMLRVTDVLAARLRERKRRGPLFWSLHQARDPQRLLQHVFGPDLERLDHILARLLMGRLSNFPPGSVVRLSNGEMGIISRRTAEADGTPREVLAFLDPSGRPQHVPRPRRIGPRDCRIQGYAHDDQPRLPPYDWQSIWGYQQAAASTRLM, encoded by the coding sequence ATGGATGACTCGATACTGCGCCCGGTGACGCTCGCGCCCGGACTGGTCGGGAAGCCCGCACCCTGCGACCTTTTCGACGTGCGCGGCACGCTGCTGCTGCGTGAAGGGGTGGAGATCAGCCCGTCGATGAGTGTGGGCCCGAGCGAACGCCGCCTGTATTGTCGTGCGTCGCAAGCCCCGCGCGTCTCCGATGCCGAGCCGCTCAAGGTTCTGCGCGACATCGGCACTGCACTTGCCATGCTCGACGAACTCATCATCAGCGGGCAGCAGGTGACTGGCGGAGAGTTTCTGTCGCTTGCGAGCGAAACCTACGCCACCTGGATGATCGACCCCGACGCCTGCATCGGCTTCGCAAGAATGGAGCAGTACGACCGTCCGAGTGTCTGCCACGCCATCCTTGCCGCGCTTTTCGCGGCCGAACTCGCTGCTGCGCACGGCTTCACCCGGCACGAGAGCATCGACCTGATCGGCGCAGCCCTCACCATGAATCTCGGCAGTCTGCGTCTGCACGACCGCATGTTCGCTCACGTCGGCCAGCCCGACCCCGAAGCCCGCGCCGACATCGATTCACACCCGGCGCTGGCCGCACACTTGCTCGAGCGCATCGGTGGCATCCCTGAAACCTGGCGCACTGCCGTCCTGCAGCACCACGAAACTTTCGACGGCAGCGGCTACCCCTTGGGCCTGATCCGCACCGAGGTCTCGTTGCAGGGCCGCATGCTGCGCGTGACCGACGTGCTCGCCGCCCGCTTGCGCGAACGCAAACGCCGCGGTCCGCTGTTCTGGAGTCTGCACCAGGCACGCGACCCGCAGCGCCTGCTGCAGCACGTGTTCGGCCCCGACCTCGAACGCCTCGATCACATCCTCGCGCGCCTGCTCATGGGCCGCCTCAGCAACTTCCCGCCGGGCAGCGTGGTGCGCCTGTCGAATGGCGAGATGGGCATCATCAGCCGCCGCACCGCCGAAGCCGACGGCACTCCGCGCGAAGTGCTTGCCTTCCTCGACCCCAGCGGCCGCCCGCAGCACGTACCGCGTCCGCGTCGCATCGGGCCGCGCGACTGCCGCATCCAGGGCTACGCCCACGACGATCAGCCCCGCCTTCCGCCCTACGACTGGCAGTCGATCTGGGGCTATCAGCAGGCGGCCGCCAGCACCAGACTCATGTAA
- a CDS encoding amidohydrolase family protein yields MMRIRCLCFLPFCLALGIAAPTYGADLVTAETTLPVFDAHLHYNWEPAPHLPLEGVLALFRENGVTGILATSRPNDGTRALYEAQSKDLWVVPFIRPYRVRPDIQTWMSDPQTEELIATEFKRGYYRGIGEFHLTGPAAKAPQVKKTVAFAVEHKLYLHAHADDEALEILYRHSPEAQIIWAHTGFSTDPAKVEAYLQRYPGLWCELSYRYGITEGGQLTPEWRRLFEKYPDRFLIGSDTWVKERWDNYASIMAAYRGWLKQLPAEAAEKIAYRNAERLFR; encoded by the coding sequence ATGATGCGGATTCGTTGCCTGTGCTTTCTGCCGTTCTGTCTTGCACTGGGAATTGCGGCGCCAACATACGGCGCCGACCTTGTGACCGCGGAAACCACCCTCCCCGTTTTTGATGCGCACCTGCACTACAACTGGGAACCGGCGCCGCATCTGCCGCTCGAGGGTGTGCTGGCCTTGTTCCGGGAAAACGGGGTTACGGGCATCCTCGCGACCAGTCGCCCGAATGACGGCACCCGTGCGCTCTATGAGGCACAGTCGAAGGACCTGTGGGTAGTGCCATTCATCCGCCCCTACCGCGTGCGTCCGGACATCCAGACGTGGATGAGCGATCCGCAGACCGAAGAACTGATTGCCACCGAGTTCAAGCGCGGCTATTACCGCGGCATCGGCGAGTTTCATCTCACCGGCCCTGCCGCCAAAGCGCCCCAGGTCAAAAAGACCGTCGCGTTCGCAGTGGAGCACAAGCTCTATCTGCACGCTCACGCCGACGACGAAGCGCTGGAGATTCTCTACCGCCACAGTCCAGAGGCACAGATCATCTGGGCACACACCGGTTTTTCCACCGACCCGGCCAAGGTCGAAGCCTATCTTCAACGTTATCCCGGGCTTTGGTGCGAACTGTCCTACCGCTACGGCATCACCGAAGGCGGGCAACTGACGCCGGAATGGCGACGCCTGTTTGAAAAGTACCCGGACCGCTTCCTGATCGGCTCGGATACATGGGTAAAAGAACGCTGGGACAACTACGCCAGCATCATGGCGGCTTACCGGGGCTGGTTGAAGCAGTTACCCGCCGAGGCAGCAGAAAAGATCGCCTACCGCAATGCCGAACGGCTGTTCAGGTGA
- a CDS encoding transglutaminase family protein, which yields MTQIRISHTTVYHYRTAVSLNPHRLMLRPRESRELQLMSHTLKVSPNATITWAHDVSGNAVATASFSGMTDTLQIESNIELNLTGNPWPIFNIAATAINFPFFYSNDDRADLGALAIQQYLDPMGRLQKWARSFVRGPAPDTLELLKAISHGVSEALQYEVRESEGTQTPNESLDRGRGSCRDFAVLFAEAVRSLDMGARIVSGYLYDPQSTATGSSGSGSTHAWAEVYVPGAGWINFDPTNRSIGGFNLVPVAVARDIRQLMPVSGSYLGAPDAFAGMEVEVRVN from the coding sequence GTGACTCAAATTCGAATCAGTCATACAACGGTCTATCACTATCGCACCGCGGTCAGCCTGAACCCGCATCGGCTGATGCTGCGCCCAAGAGAAAGTCGCGAGCTGCAGCTCATGTCGCACACCTTGAAGGTATCGCCCAACGCGACGATCACCTGGGCGCACGATGTGTCGGGCAATGCGGTTGCGACGGCGTCCTTCTCCGGCATGACAGACACGTTGCAGATCGAAAGCAACATCGAACTGAACCTCACCGGCAACCCCTGGCCGATCTTCAATATTGCGGCGACGGCCATCAACTTTCCCTTCTTCTATTCGAACGATGATCGCGCCGACCTCGGCGCCCTCGCGATCCAGCAATACCTTGACCCGATGGGGCGCCTCCAGAAGTGGGCCCGATCATTCGTGCGGGGTCCCGCGCCCGACACGCTGGAACTGCTGAAGGCGATCAGCCACGGTGTATCCGAAGCCCTGCAATACGAGGTGCGCGAAAGCGAAGGCACCCAGACGCCGAACGAATCGCTCGACCGCGGGAGGGGGTCGTGCCGCGACTTCGCCGTACTGTTTGCCGAAGCAGTGCGCAGCCTCGACATGGGCGCCCGCATCGTGTCCGGCTACCTGTACGACCCGCAAAGCACGGCGACAGGCTCCTCGGGCTCCGGCTCCACCCATGCGTGGGCCGAGGTCTATGTGCCCGGCGCGGGCTGGATCAACTTCGACCCGACCAACCGCAGTATCGGCGGATTCAATCTGGTTCCGGTCGCCGTCGCCCGCGACATCAGGCAGTTGATGCCGGTGTCGGGCAGCTACCTTGGCGCGCCTGACGCATTCGCAGGGATGGAGGTCGAGGTCCGGGTGAACTGA
- a CDS encoding 2-hydroxychromene-2-carboxylate isomerase, whose amino-acid sequence MSKSFDFYFDFASPFGFLGSRRVTALAKAIGRDVNWRPFLIGAVYKAHGGLPLDHPLKKDYVFKDFFRRAKLDGIAEVRVPTNFPANPIPPSRLAYWVEREAPEKMGAFVEAAYRAYWIDGKDTSDANVALDVAASLGFDRDAAAAGAQEQDIKDRLRHETENALARGVFGSPFILIDGEPFWGTDRFDDIERLYR is encoded by the coding sequence ATGAGCAAATCCTTCGATTTCTATTTCGACTTCGCCTCGCCCTTTGGCTTCCTTGGCAGCCGCAGGGTCACCGCCCTGGCCAAAGCCATCGGGCGGGACGTGAACTGGCGCCCGTTCCTGATCGGCGCCGTATACAAGGCACACGGCGGCCTGCCGCTCGACCATCCGCTGAAGAAGGACTACGTCTTCAAGGACTTCTTCAGGCGCGCAAAACTGGACGGCATTGCCGAGGTCAGGGTCCCTACCAACTTCCCCGCCAACCCGATCCCCCCGTCGCGCCTGGCCTACTGGGTTGAACGCGAAGCCCCGGAAAAGATGGGTGCCTTCGTCGAGGCCGCCTACCGGGCCTACTGGATCGACGGCAAGGACACCTCCGACGCAAACGTCGCGCTGGATGTCGCGGCAAGCCTCGGATTCGACCGCGACGCGGCTGCAGCCGGCGCGCAAGAGCAGGACATCAAGGATCGCCTGAGGCACGAAACCGAGAATGCCCTTGCGCGCGGCGTGTTCGGCTCGCCCTTCATCCTGATCGACGGCGAACCGTTCTGGGGCACCGACCGTTTCGACGACATCGAGCGCCTCTATCGCTGA
- a CDS encoding SDR family NAD(P)-dependent oxidoreductase: protein MNPHPTPTEVCLVVGAGDATGGAIARRFAREGLHVVASRRRGDLSRFVADIEAAGGSATAVHSDARDEDSVRALVAKAEQIGPITACIFNIGGNVRFPIAETSAQVYRKVWEMCAFAAFLVGREVVEPMRKRGRGTLLFTGASASLRGNTGFAAFAGGKHALRALAQSMARELGPEGVHVAHIIIDGLIDNPSTKALFPDMFEARMPDGILRPDDIAEAYWQLHRQPRSAWTFEMDLRPYKEQW from the coding sequence ATGAACCCTCACCCCACCCCCACCGAAGTCTGCCTGGTTGTCGGCGCAGGCGATGCCACCGGCGGTGCGATCGCGAGACGCTTCGCACGAGAAGGCCTGCACGTGGTGGCAAGCCGCAGGCGTGGGGATCTCTCCCGGTTTGTGGCAGACATCGAAGCCGCCGGCGGCAGCGCAACCGCGGTGCACTCGGACGCGCGCGATGAGGATTCGGTCAGGGCGCTGGTGGCAAAGGCCGAACAGATCGGCCCGATCACGGCCTGCATCTTCAACATCGGCGGCAATGTGCGGTTCCCGATCGCGGAAACAAGCGCTCAGGTTTACCGCAAGGTCTGGGAGATGTGCGCCTTCGCGGCATTTCTGGTCGGACGCGAGGTCGTCGAACCCATGCGAAAACGCGGCCGGGGCACCCTCCTCTTCACCGGCGCCTCGGCCAGTCTGCGCGGAAACACCGGGTTCGCCGCCTTCGCCGGCGGCAAGCATGCCTTGCGCGCGCTCGCACAAAGCATGGCGCGTGAACTCGGCCCCGAGGGCGTACATGTCGCCCACATCATCATTGATGGCCTGATCGACAACCCATCAACCAAGGCCCTGTTCCCCGACATGTTCGAGGCGCGCATGCCGGACGGGATCCTTCGTCCCGACGATATCGCCGAAGCCTATTGGCAACTGCACAGGCAGCCACGCAGCGCATGGACCTTCGAAATGGACCTGCGTCCCTATAAAGAACAATGGTGA
- a CDS encoding TetR/AcrR family transcriptional regulator: MARTIEFNPATARNSALVLFWRKGYQATSLADLLDAMAISRSSFYATFVDKRSLFLACLDLFAQRSIDMIAQSRTEMPPLEALHSFFVRNFTAPRGNRSQWGCMLVNTVLEMADVDDELSARASTHLDAFKAAFEGCLIDAHCEPKRASDLANLLMLLNEGVRVSSRRNLPPDQITAAIDTAFRLIRHDLG, translated from the coding sequence ATGGCCCGCACGATCGAATTCAATCCGGCGACAGCGCGTAACAGTGCGCTTGTGCTGTTCTGGCGCAAGGGTTATCAGGCAACGTCGCTGGCAGACCTGCTCGACGCCATGGCGATCAGCCGCAGTAGTTTCTACGCCACGTTTGTCGATAAGCGCAGCCTGTTTCTGGCCTGTCTGGACCTGTTTGCCCAGCGCTCGATCGACATGATTGCCCAGTCACGCACCGAGATGCCGCCACTCGAGGCCTTGCACAGTTTTTTCGTGCGCAATTTCACTGCCCCTCGGGGCAACAGATCGCAATGGGGCTGCATGCTGGTGAACACCGTTCTGGAAATGGCCGACGTGGACGACGAACTCAGCGCCCGCGCAAGCACCCATCTCGATGCATTCAAGGCAGCCTTCGAAGGCTGCCTGATCGACGCGCATTGCGAGCCGAAGCGCGCGTCGGACCTGGCCAATCTTCTGATGCTGCTCAATGAAGGCGTGCGCGTGTCCAGTCGTCGCAATCTCCCGCCGGATCAGATCACCGCGGCAATAGACACCGCCTTTCGCCTGATACGGCATGACCTCGGGTGA
- a CDS encoding DUF5602 domain-containing protein, with protein MRAPDLFVDLNREDIMKGTSKRFPGLIIAIALVSALGLRPAFGQVGTHAGPAVPIGKGEAYAMVRTGADGAVTSIGVVMTAAALDGLPTRAPGERSDVPYLLPMPASGPKTVVDHVVVNWEPAGHAPSKVYDVPHFDFHFYVVDRGEVEKVVFASPDASGAPDQQPPAELMAAGYILPPGTAKSKMGAHAVNPAGGEFQQQPFNAAFIYGYYNKRLTFIEPMVSLAYLKSKPSVSLPVSRPAKYSWPGAYPSSYRVAFDEAHQVYEIALEDLR; from the coding sequence GTGCGCGCGCCTGATCTGTTCGTTGACCTCAATCGGGAGGACATCATGAAGGGGACAAGCAAACGATTTCCGGGGCTGATCATTGCGATCGCCCTCGTGTCGGCATTGGGCCTGAGACCGGCATTCGGGCAGGTAGGCACCCATGCCGGACCGGCGGTGCCGATTGGCAAGGGCGAGGCATACGCCATGGTCCGGACCGGCGCGGACGGCGCGGTGACCTCGATCGGCGTGGTGATGACGGCAGCAGCGCTAGACGGTTTGCCGACGAGGGCGCCAGGCGAGCGTTCTGACGTTCCCTACCTGTTGCCAATGCCGGCGAGCGGGCCGAAAACGGTTGTCGATCACGTGGTGGTGAATTGGGAGCCGGCCGGTCATGCGCCGTCTAAGGTCTACGATGTCCCGCACTTTGACTTCCATTTCTACGTGGTCGATCGCGGAGAGGTGGAAAAGGTTGTGTTTGCCAGCCCGGATGCGTCGGGAGCCCCGGATCAGCAACCGCCCGCTGAGTTGATGGCGGCCGGTTACATTCTGCCGCCCGGTACGGCGAAGTCGAAGATGGGGGCGCATGCGGTCAACCCGGCAGGCGGGGAGTTTCAGCAGCAGCCATTCAACGCGGCGTTCATCTACGGCTATTACAACAAACGGCTGACCTTCATCGAGCCGATGGTCTCGCTGGCGTATCTGAAATCGAAACCGTCAGTTTCGCTGCCGGTGTCACGGCCGGCGAAGTATTCCTGGCCTGGTGCCTATCCGTCGTCGTATCGGGTTGCGTTTGACGAAGCGCACCAGGTGTATGAGATCGCGCTGGAGGATCTGCGGTAG
- a CDS encoding CYTH domain-containing protein → MAIEIERKFLVRDIRFLQDAQGENIVQGYVAKEQGAMSTRVRIRADRAFLTIKGPRTGITRDEFEYPIPIADAVRMLSAYCNDRIVRKTRYLVHFHTQTFEVDVFEGKHAGLVVAEIELPHEGAPIVLPHWIDREVTSDPRFGNFRLAQTQQIPEDVDLHWWPGPRHSTGGAANMTGLKLSA, encoded by the coding sequence ATGGCAATCGAGATTGAACGCAAGTTCCTCGTGCGCGACATCAGGTTCTTGCAGGATGCTCAGGGCGAAAACATCGTTCAGGGCTATGTCGCCAAAGAACAAGGAGCAATGAGTACGCGTGTCAGGATTCGCGCAGACCGTGCCTTTCTGACCATCAAGGGGCCACGCACCGGCATCACGCGTGACGAGTTTGAGTACCCCATTCCCATCGCCGATGCTGTCCGCATGCTGTCGGCCTACTGCAACGATCGCATCGTTCGCAAGACACGCTACCTGGTTCATTTTCATACCCAGACCTTCGAGGTCGACGTCTTCGAGGGCAAGCATGCCGGTCTCGTCGTCGCAGAGATCGAACTGCCGCACGAGGGCGCGCCGATCGTGCTGCCCCACTGGATCGACAGGGAGGTCACCTCCGACCCGCGATTCGGCAATTTCCGGCTTGCACAGACTCAACAGATTCCGGAGGACGTCGATCTCCACTGGTGGCCAGGCCCCCGCCACAGTACAGGCGGCGCAGCCAACATGACCGGCCTGAAGCTCAGCGCCTGA
- a CDS encoding DUF2157 domain-containing protein gives MELNRGHLKDATTKGLITEQQAEQLWTFLLAQDSNTPSFRATHILYYLGGLIAIGAMSLFMNIGWERFGGWGLFFIALAYAGAGLWLTESFLKRHRLPIPAGITATFAVALTPLAVYGLQSALGFWADGRVFREYHTHIDWRWMLMEFATLASGVIMLWRYRLPFLVMPVAVTLWYMSMDLAPFLAADADHGWALRKLVSLWFGLLMVLLAFWVDVRTRHVRDYAFWLYLFGVIAFWGGLSSMNSDSELSKFIYLCINVIMIAVGATLSRRVFAVFGGLGAAGYLAHLANEVFKDSMLFPVVLTLIGLGVVYLGVVWQRHETAISNRLRALLPAPVRELVERRT, from the coding sequence ATGGAATTGAACCGGGGCCACCTCAAGGATGCAACCACGAAGGGCCTGATTACCGAGCAGCAAGCGGAGCAGCTCTGGACCTTCCTGCTCGCGCAGGACAGCAATACCCCGAGTTTTCGTGCCACCCACATCCTTTACTACCTTGGCGGACTGATCGCGATCGGTGCGATGAGTCTGTTCATGAACATCGGCTGGGAGCGCTTCGGTGGATGGGGCCTGTTCTTCATCGCGCTGGCCTATGCCGGTGCAGGCCTGTGGCTCACCGAGTCCTTCCTCAAGCGCCACCGCCTGCCGATCCCCGCCGGCATCACGGCGACCTTTGCTGTCGCCCTGACACCGCTGGCAGTCTATGGACTGCAATCCGCCCTCGGCTTCTGGGCCGATGGCCGCGTCTTCCGCGAATACCATACGCACATCGACTGGCGCTGGATGCTCATGGAGTTCGCCACCCTGGCGAGCGGAGTGATCATGCTATGGCGCTATCGCCTTCCCTTCCTCGTGATGCCGGTTGCCGTCACGCTCTGGTACATGAGCATGGACCTCGCCCCCTTCCTCGCGGCCGACGCCGACCACGGATGGGCGTTGCGCAAACTGGTTTCGCTCTGGTTTGGCCTGCTCATGGTCCTGCTTGCATTCTGGGTGGACGTACGAACCCGACACGTCAGGGACTACGCCTTCTGGCTCTACCTGTTTGGCGTCATCGCGTTCTGGGGCGGACTGTCGTCGATGAACTCCGACAGCGAGCTCAGCAAGTTCATCTACCTGTGCATCAACGTGATCATGATCGCCGTCGGCGCCACCCTCTCGCGCAGAGTCTTTGCCGTGTTCGGCGGACTCGGCGCGGCGGGATACCTCGCACACCTGGCAAACGAAGTGTTCAAGGACAGCATGCTGTTTCCGGTCGTCCTCACCCTCATCGGTCTCGGCGTCGTCTATCTGGGGGTCGTCTGGCAGCGCCACGAAACCGCCATCAGCAATCGCCTGCGTGCCCTGCTGCCCGCACCGGTTCGGGAGCTGGTCGAACGGCGAACCTGA
- a CDS encoding trimeric intracellular cation channel family protein produces the protein MYPSLASLFQPLAAQKVDLLLLIYLIAIAAEAMSGALAAGRRNMDIFGVAVIAFVTALGGGTIRDVVLGNYPIGWTQHPAYVYLVISAGLLTTLIAPYIHRMKRAFLIFDAMGLIAFSLIGCNVALNLDYPIVVVVMSGMLTGICGGILRDVLCNQVPVVFRRELYASVSLSVCALFLVLRAAGVDSDLNTAICFVGGFMFRMLAIQFSWRLPTFSYQQRWD, from the coding sequence ATGTACCCGAGCCTTGCAAGCCTTTTCCAGCCCCTGGCTGCGCAAAAGGTCGACCTTCTGCTTTTAATCTATCTGATTGCCATCGCCGCCGAAGCCATGTCAGGTGCCCTTGCTGCGGGCCGCCGCAACATGGACATATTCGGTGTTGCCGTGATTGCCTTCGTGACCGCGCTTGGTGGCGGCACCATCCGGGATGTCGTGCTGGGCAATTACCCGATTGGCTGGACGCAACACCCCGCTTACGTCTATCTGGTGATCTCGGCGGGGCTGCTCACGACCTTGATCGCGCCCTACATCCACCGCATGAAGCGTGCTTTCCTGATCTTCGATGCAATGGGCCTGATTGCCTTCTCGCTGATTGGTTGCAATGTCGCCCTCAACCTTGATTACCCGATCGTGGTCGTTGTGATGTCCGGCATGTTGACCGGGATCTGCGGTGGCATTCTGCGCGACGTGCTGTGCAACCAGGTGCCGGTCGTGTTCCGGCGCGAACTCTACGCGAGCGTATCGCTCAGTGTGTGCGCCTTGTTCCTCGTGCTGCGCGCAGCGGGTGTCGATTCCGACCTCAATACCGCGATCTGCTTTGTTGGTGGCTTCATGTTCCGCATGCTTGCGATCCAGTTCAGCTGGCGCCTGCCCACCTTCTCCTACCAGCAGCGCTGGGACTAG